Proteins encoded within one genomic window of Carassius gibelio isolate Cgi1373 ecotype wild population from Czech Republic chromosome A4, carGib1.2-hapl.c, whole genome shotgun sequence:
- the LOC127979584 gene encoding serine/threonine-protein kinase TBK1: MQSTANYLWMMNDLLGQGATANVYRGRHKKTGDLYAVKVFNNLSFLRPLDVQMREFEVLKKLNHKNIVKLFAVEEESNTRHKVLVMEYCPCGSLYTVLEEPTNAYGLPEDEFLIVLQDVVAGMNHLREYGIVHRDIKPGNIMRVIGEDGRSVYKLTDFGAARELEDDEQFVSLYGTEEYLHPDMYERAVLRKDHQKKYGATVDLWSIGVTFYHAATGCLPFKPFEGPRKNKEVMYKIITEKPSGAISGHQKFENGKIEWSSEMPISCSLSKGLQSLLTPVLANILEADQEKCWGFDQFFAETSDILHRIVVYVFSLQQATLHHIYIHTYNTANLFQELLFRRTNITPSHQDFLYEGQRLVLDPNRQAQTFPKTSRENPIMLLSRDPVNTVGLLFEDPSPPKVQPRYDLDLDASYAKTFAGDVGYLWKTSDSLLLYQELVRKGVRGLIELIKDEYSETAHKKTEVIHMCNYCSQTLERTEQLCDALMQGNLLLVEYDEIRDTRKKVLRLSGSLGSMEQKLQEISSMFLPGGNLTDTWTQQVGTHPEDRNVEKIKVLLEAISSIYQQFKKDKAERRLPYNEEQIHKFDKQKLVLHATKARALFTDECAMKYRLFISKSEEWMKKFHHVRKHLLTLTGQFSSMEQEVTVLMQRVYKLLEQLPQKIVPMTSGGMKPQAYLSPNTLVEMTLGMKKLKEEMEGVVKELAENNLFLERFGTLTVDIRAVDRM, from the exons ATGCAGAGTACGGCGAACTATCTGTGGATGATGAATGACCTGCTGGGTCAGGGAGCCACGGCCAACGTTTACCGCGGCAGACACAAG AAAACCGGCGACCTCTATGCGGTCAAAGTGTTCAATAACCTGAGCTTCCTGCGTCCGCTGGACGTCCAGATGAGAGAGTTCGAGGTGCTGAAAAAACTCAACCACAAAAACATTGTGAAGCTCTTCGCCGTTGAGGAGGAG TCGAACACACGTCATAAGGTGTTGGTGATGGAGTATTGTCCGTGTGGAAGTCTCTACACGGTTCTCGAGGAGCCGACAAACGCTTACGGACTCCCAGAGGACGAGTTCCTCATCGTTCTGCAGGATGTCG TGGCAGGAATGAATCATCTGAGAGAGTACGGGATCGTCCATCGAGACATCAAACCTGGGAACATCATGCGTGTGATCGGTGAAGACGGACGATCCGTCTACAAACTGACCGACTTCGGAGCCGCGCGTGAGCTGGAGGACGACGAGCAGTTCGTGTCGCTCTACGGCACGGAGGAGTATCTG CATCCTGACATGTACGAGCGAGCCGTGCTGAGGAAAGACCACCAGAAGAAATACGGAGCCACGGTGGATCTGTGGAGCATCGGAGTCACGTTTTATCACGCCGCCACCGGCTGCCTGCCGTTTAAACCGTTCGAAGGGCCGCGCAAGAACAAAGAAGTCAT GTATAAGATCATCACAGAGAAGCCGTCCGGCGCGATCTCGGGCCATCAGAAATTTGAGAACGGGAAGATCGAGTGGAGTTCAGAGATGCCGATCTCCTGCAGCCTCTCCAA GGGTCTACAGAGTCTCCTCACTCCAGTGCTGGCCAACATCCTCGAGGCAGACCAGGAGAAATGCTGGGGCTTCGACCAGTTCTTCGCTGAGACCAGTGATATCTTACACCGCATCGTGGTCTACGTGTTCAGTCTGCAGCAGGCCACGCTCCATCACatctacatacacacatacaacac GGCGAATCTCTTTCAGGAGCTGCTCTTCAGACGGACCAACATAACACCGTCTCATCAGGACTTCCTGTATGAGGGCCAACGCCTCGTCCTCGACCCAAACCGGCAGGCTCAGACCTTCCCCAAGACCTCCAGAGAGAATCCCATCATGCTGCTGAGCAGAGACCCTGTCAACACCGTCGGCCTGCTGTTTGAGGACC CCAGCCCACCTAAAGTACAACCGCGCTATGACCTGGATCTGGACGCCAGCTACGCCAAG ACATTCGCAGGTGATGTTGGATATCTGTGGAAGACGTCCGATTCTTTGCTTCTGTACCAGGAGCTGGTGAGGAAAGGCGTCCGAGGCCTGAT CGAGCTGATCAAAGACGAGTACAGTGAGACGGCACACAAGAAGACGGAGGTGATTCACATGTGTAACTACTGCAGCCAGACGCTGGAGCGAACCGAGCAGCT gtgtgacGCTCTGATGCAGGGAAACCTCCTGTTGGTGGAGTATGATGAGATCCGGGACACGAGGAAGAAGGTTCTGCGG CTGTCTGGGTCTCTGGGCTCCATGGAGCAGAAGCTACAGGAAATCAGCAGCATGTTTCTGCCGGGAGGAAATCTGACCGACACGTGGACACAGCAAGTGGGAACGCACCCGGAGGACAGGAA TGTGGAGAAGATCAAGGTTCTGCTGGAGGCCATCAGCAGCATCTATCAGCAGTTCAAGAAGGACAAGGCCGAGAGAC GTTTGCCTTATAATGAAGAACAAATCCACAAGTTTGACAA GCAAAAGCTGGTTTTACACGCCACCAAAGCGCGGGCGCTCTTCACAGACGAGTGTGCCATGAAATATCGCCTCTTCATCTCCAAGAGCGAGGAGTGGATGAA GAAGTTCCATCACGTGCGGAAACACCTCTTGACTCTGACTGGTCAGTTCAGCAGcatggaacaggaagtgaccGTGCTCATGCAGCGTGTGTATAAA CTGCTGGAGCAGTTACCGCAGAAGATTGTCCCGATGACGTCTGGAGGAATGAAACCGCAGGCGTACCTCAGTCCCAACACACTGGTGGAGATGACGCTGGG